Below is a genomic region from Halococcus hamelinensis 100A6.
TACGTCGCCCCGGTCGTCGCCGGCGGTCTCGCGCTCGTCCTCGTGGGGCTCGTGCTGGTGGCCCGCGGGCTGCTCTCCGGCGTGCTCTCGGCGTTCGGGATGGACGGGATGTTCTAACGCCGGACGACGAGAACGTAGACCACGAGCGCCAGTAGTCCAGGGATCAGCCCGGCGAACAGCAACGCGCCGACCGCGACGCCGGCCTGCCAGGCGTAGCCGATCCCGCGGCGGCTCGCGTCGCGGTAGACGACCCACGCGGCGAGCGCACAGCCCACGAGGAGGATCGCGAGCCCGAGTGGGTCGGCCCCACCCGGCATGCCGGGGATCTGGAGGGGGAAGGACACGACTCGTCCGTGGGCGAGCACCGACGAAAGCGTTCCCCTCGATCCGGGCTATCGCCGCACCACGAGGAGATAGACGACCAAGCCGAGCAGTCCGGGGACGAAACCGAAGAGGAAGAGGACCGCGACGCCGACGCCCCACTGCCACGCTCACTCGCTCCCCTGTCTTTTCACGTCGCGATAGACCCATCGGCCGACGAGGCCGAACACCACGACGAGGACGAGCAGCATGACGAGGACCTCGGGTCCGCCCGGGATGCCCGGTATCTGGAGTGCGAACATGCCTTTCCCAGATACCTCATCCTCATAAAAATTTATCGCTACTATCTCCCGAATTCCTCGTCACGGTCGCTACGCACTCGTCGCCGGCTCGTCGGTTCAGGCACCCTCGCCACGTTCGGCGCGGTGCTCGCTGATGAGTTCGTCCACCATCGACTCGTTTTTCTCCTTTCGGCGTTCCTCGGCGCGCTCGCGCCAGCCCTCGATGGCTTCCTCGACCTCGCTCTCGCGGGCCACCGCGAGGTCGTCGAGCTCCTCGATGGTGACCTCGTCGGCGGGCGCAGTGGGAACATCGTGCTCGAACAGCACCTCGCGGGCGACCTCCGAGAGTCCGCCCTCCTTCAGCACGATGCGTGGCTCGCGCTCGGCGAGCGTCTCGGCGGTCGAACGACCCGCGCCGCTCGCGTCCCGGAGGTAACAGACGTCGCCGGTCGTGAGCTCCCAGCGCTCGTCGGCCTCCCTGAGCGCGCTCTTCGTGAACTTCGCGACGGGTTTCACGGGCACGAGCCCCTGTCGCTCCTCGGCGACGTCCGCGAAGTTCGAGTGGTCGAGCCGCCAGAGCTCCTTGAGCCGGTCGAGTTTGGCCTCGATCGCCTCGGTTTCCTCGCGCTGGTCGTCGAGTTCGGTTTCGAGCCGCTCGTTCTCGCGTTCGAGCCGGTCGACCTCGCGGCGTTCGCGCGCCTCGCGGCGCTCCTCGCGCCGGGCGTCGGTGAGTTCGCGTTCGTACTCCGCGATGGTCGCCTCCTTCTCCTCGATGGTGTCGTTCAGCGACGCGACGTGGTCGTCGAGGCGCTCGACGCGCGATTCGAGCCGTTTGATACGGCGTTCCTCGGGGGTGAGCTCGCGGGGTTCGTGCTCGGATTCGTCCTCGTCGGACTCGTCCTCCTCCGTGAGGTCCGTGAGGACGGCCTCGACGGACTCCTCGCCCGCGACGACGCGCCCGATGACGGTGCCGACGTCGACTCGCGCCGGGACCTTCCGGGCGATGCGCTCGAACCGGCTCTCGTAGTCGTCGAACGCGAACAGCGCGGCGGCGAGCGCGTCGCGCTCGTGGTCGTTCTCGTAGCCCTCCTCCCTCGTGCGGTGTTGTTTCTCGTCGATCGGGAGGTCGGTCTCGGGGACCCAGCCCGCCGCCGAGAAGCTCCGCCGGATCTTCTCCACCGTCGAGGGCATCCGCTCGACGTCGGCGGCCACCACCACCGGCCGGCCGCGCTCGATGATCCACTCGATCACCCGGGCGGTATCGGCGGTCCGGGTGCTGAGGACGTCGAGCACGCCGCCGTCGAGCCCCACGATGGCGACCGCGGTCGTCGTCCCGGGGTCGATCCCCACCAGGACGTGGTCGCGGCGCTTCGCGAGCGGCTCGAACTCGATGCCGTCGCGGCGCACCCGCTGGATCTCGGTTCGGGTGTCCCCCGCGCGGTTCCGCGAGACCGGGATGTCCGAGGGCCGGGCTTCCACGGTGAAGACCGCGTTCGAGTAGCCACCGTATTTCTCGGTCTCGTCCATCTCGTAGTCGAGCCCCGCGTCGTCGAGCGCGGCCGCGACCTCGCGGGCGCGTCGCTTCACCGAGCCGTGGATCCGGCGGGTGAACCGGTCCGCGGACCAGCCGCCGCTGCCGGTCGAACGTCCGCGCGAGACCTTCACCTCGGTGGTGTCGGTGAAGGCGGCGACCTCGTAGCCGACGTTCGCGGCGGCGAGGCGGGCGGCGGCCTCGGCCTCCTTCATCGGCTTTTTCCCGTACGGAACCCCGTGGCGGTTCGCCACCCGCGAGAGGGGTTCGGGTTGCTGGTCGCCGGTGACCTGGACCAGCCGCGTCTCGTCGGGCAGGCTCCCCAGAAATCGGACGAGGGCGTCCTTGTTCTCGGCGAGTTCGTAGACGTTGTCGGTGGCGACGATGGCCGGCTCCTCGCGGTCGATGAGCCGCCGGAGCTTCCGGTAGGAGACCACGTCGCGGTCGAAGTTCTCGCCGTCGAAGGCGACGACGGCGTAGGAGGGCGCGTCGCCACGGACGTCGCCGCTCTGGATGTCGACGCCGAACACCACCGCATCGAGCGCGCTGATGCGACTGCTCACGGGAACGGGTAGGCGGGTGTCCGGCATAAATCCACGGCAGGCTTTCACACCACCCCGCGCGCGACGTTACGACGAGGCCGACAGGAGCGACCGCACCGCCCACTCGTTGCCACTTCCGACCCGCTCTCGAAGGGCCTCTGGCTCGGTCTCGCCGTCGGCGGCGACGAGGGAGGTTCGTCCCCGCTGGTCGCCGTAGGAACGGTGGAAGTCGTAGACGAAGCCGAGAACCGTCGCGTCCGTCGGGATCTCGTCGGCGTTATCGAGGAACGCGACCTGTTCGCGGACGTTGTACTCGACCAGTCGGTCGACCACGCCGTCGCCGTCGACGACCGGCCCCGAGAGCGCCTCCTCGACGACCGGAACCAGCGGCTCGATCCGTCGCCGGACACCCGGCTCTTCGGGGAGACTGCCGTCGGTAGCCGCCTCGTAGGCCGCGGTGACGGCTCCACAGCCGGTGTGTCCAACTACGACGACGGTTCGCGTCCCCGTGTTGGCGACCGGGTAGAGCAGGTTCCCGTCCACGGAATCGGGGTCGGCGAGGTCCCAGGCGACGTTGCCGATGTTCGAAGGCGTGAACAGCCAGCCGGGTTCCTCGACGGCCCACATACCCTCTTGGGAGACCCGTGAGTCGGCACAACAGAGCGAGACCACTGGGGGCTCCTGGCCATCGAGTACGTGCTCGAAGTGCTCTTCCGGAAGCCCGTCCGCGTGGGCACGGTTGCGGGCCAGCAGGTCGGAGACGGTCGCGTTCGGCATACGGGCCGAACATCGCGGGGGACCTTAGTCGTGCGCCTCGGGATAGGGGACCTCGACCCGGTCGCCGTCGTCGGGGAAGAACGCCGAACCGAAGACCTCGCGCGCCTCGGCTTCGAGTCGGTCGGCCTCGCCCGCGTAGCGCGAGGAGAGGTGCGTGAGCGCGAGGCGTTTCGCGTCCGCGCGCTTGGCGATCTCGGCGGCCTGTCGGGCGGTCGAGTGGCCCGTCGAGCCGGCGCGGTCGGTCCGGTCCTCGGCGAAGGTGGCCTCGTGGATCAGGAGGTCCGCGTCCGTCGCGGCCTCGACCGTCGCGCCGGTCGGGCGGGTGTCGCCGGTGTAGACCAGCGTTCGTCCGGGCCGCTCCGGC
It encodes:
- a CDS encoding DUF460 domain-containing protein translates to MSSRISALDAVVFGVDIQSGDVRGDAPSYAVVAFDGENFDRDVVSYRKLRRLIDREEPAIVATDNVYELAENKDALVRFLGSLPDETRLVQVTGDQQPEPLSRVANRHGVPYGKKPMKEAEAAARLAAANVGYEVAAFTDTTEVKVSRGRSTGSGGWSADRFTRRIHGSVKRRAREVAAALDDAGLDYEMDETEKYGGYSNAVFTVEARPSDIPVSRNRAGDTRTEIQRVRRDGIEFEPLAKRRDHVLVGIDPGTTTAVAIVGLDGGVLDVLSTRTADTARVIEWIIERGRPVVVAADVERMPSTVEKIRRSFSAAGWVPETDLPIDEKQHRTREEGYENDHERDALAAALFAFDDYESRFERIARKVPARVDVGTVIGRVVAGEESVEAVLTDLTEEDESDEDESEHEPRELTPEERRIKRLESRVERLDDHVASLNDTIEEKEATIAEYERELTDARREERREARERREVDRLERENERLETELDDQREETEAIEAKLDRLKELWRLDHSNFADVAEERQGLVPVKPVAKFTKSALREADERWELTTGDVCYLRDASGAGRSTAETLAEREPRIVLKEGGLSEVAREVLFEHDVPTAPADEVTIEELDDLAVARESEVEEAIEGWRERAEERRKEKNESMVDELISEHRAERGEGA
- a CDS encoding carbonic anhydrase; the encoded protein is MPNATVSDLLARNRAHADGLPEEHFEHVLDGQEPPVVSLCCADSRVSQEGMWAVEEPGWLFTPSNIGNVAWDLADPDSVDGNLLYPVANTGTRTVVVVGHTGCGAVTAAYEAATDGSLPEEPGVRRRIEPLVPVVEEALSGPVVDGDGVVDRLVEYNVREQVAFLDNADEIPTDATVLGFVYDFHRSYGDQRGRTSLVAADGETEPEALRERVGSGNEWAVRSLLSASS
- a CDS encoding DUF7470 family protein, with the protein product MLGKLGLAGAVGVCCCLAGIGVIAYVAPVVAGGLALVLVGLVLVARGLLSGVLSAFGMDGMF